One Pectinophora gossypiella chromosome 10, ilPecGoss1.1, whole genome shotgun sequence genomic window, TTGTCAAAGTGACACTGACATGTCTGTTTTGTGCGAACtcctaacctaaaataaaatgtacctatgaattttattgataaaaaaactaaattcaaTTTTACGATATAAATAGAATTTTACGTGCAGTTATTTCGCAACGATGAATACGTCGGTGATAAAACTTGCACAGGTACGTCATATTATACCTTTCAATACCAGTAGAATTTTCTTCGTAGTATTTTGTGTTTTCAACTTCTGATATTTTGGTTTTTGAAGGCGTGTGCTGTGGGTAACTCAGCGCAATGGTCGTCGGTGTTGTCGTCCCGGCTTCACACGTCTGCGCCTCTCTGTCGAGTAGTTTCCGGCAAGTACCGGATCACGAAGAAGCGAGACAAACCGCTCACGTATGAGATGGCTAACCCTCCGCATTATATCGCTCACCGTAAATCGTGGAACTCATGGAATTCTTGTAAGTGTTAAGTATGAAAAGTTGCATTTGTATCCATTAGAATTAAAGTTTGTGTTTAGTttctgggcaaaggcctccccttaaaAGTAAAGCATCAATGTGCAACCTACATtttagataattaaaacacataaaacaatGTACATTTTAGATTTTGGTTACCATTAACTTCCATGAAATGATTAGGTAAAGTTAAagaatgtaaatttattttcaaaaatgtaaCTCTTTGGGGTACAGACAATTTTTGTGTGGTTATAATGGTTACCATTCTATCACTATTAACTACACTAGTGAGGCAAATTTAAATAgtttgtaatatttgtttttaattttagcaAATCTAAAGGATGGTCTGCGGCGATCAGAGACAGCCGTGGAAGACGAGTTCATTAGAAAGTTCATGACCGGCACATGGCATGGACTGATGTGTAGTGAAGTAAGTTATTAGATCACGCATCTTGTCCAACAAATCAATTTGAAAAATGTAATTCTTTTtatagagtattttttttttcttatgtacTAGTCATTTTATTCAAAAGCTATAAatctgaaagaaagaaagaaagaaagaaacgtttattataaagggacaccacagttacaaatataaaacaaatatataatttaaaacacggagtaacacacaacttacaatcaaacaaaacacataataaaaacaacatacacgatcTGTACACAATCtgtattactacaaattatgtaaaaacTATTAACTGATAAAAACATCATTTTCcgctattttatttatcaatttacaGGGTACGTACATAGTTGAAAATTACAACCACCtactgtagacgacaggtcgacatggcaattctctagtgacatGACGTTTTCagtatt contains:
- the LOC126370314 gene encoding 28S ribosomal protein S24, mitochondrial, with amino-acid sequence MNTSVIKLAQACAVGNSAQWSSVLSSRLHTSAPLCRVVSGKYRITKKRDKPLTYEMANPPHYIAHRKSWNSWNSSNLKDGLRRSETAVEDEFIRKFMTGTWHGLMCSEIIIKRQFNHIRVAAIIRRAVSPTKMYFLLGYTEELLANWLQCPVTLELQTVDSFKDVVFKYI